In Achromobacter xylosoxidans A8, a single window of DNA contains:
- a CDS encoding M15 family metallopeptidase — protein sequence MLERSYLSNSFTVSDPDARLRQANNLMAFETANGKIRIIPKGTVVRVDAIQRLQTGAKKVALFAHAVREDGEPLGWTSTKNVDGGFINETLDLLKPAAGSGKFGSNAAWSHGAYIGQIDVVEIIDSKMEIERLSIDTVSPYLEMVGEAKSSGVNLTINSGFRSYPEQKMLWDGYVKRLPGFNLAAKPGNSNHQNGIAIDIAVAGADGNEVYEWLKQSAPRFGFVRTVSGEPWHWEYDPGRAQQAVQNGTYKIPSVND from the coding sequence CTCGGATCCCGACGCGCGGTTGAGGCAAGCAAACAATCTCATGGCTTTCGAAACGGCCAACGGAAAAATCCGAATAATACCGAAAGGGACTGTCGTACGTGTTGATGCGATTCAACGCTTGCAGACTGGAGCAAAGAAGGTCGCGTTGTTTGCGCATGCCGTCCGAGAAGATGGCGAGCCACTTGGCTGGACCTCGACAAAGAACGTCGACGGCGGGTTTATCAATGAGACACTGGATCTGCTCAAGCCCGCGGCTGGAAGTGGAAAGTTCGGTTCTAATGCCGCCTGGTCGCATGGCGCCTACATTGGCCAGATTGACGTCGTCGAAATAATCGATTCGAAGATGGAAATTGAGCGTCTTTCCATTGATACTGTTTCGCCATATCTGGAAATGGTTGGTGAGGCGAAGTCGTCGGGGGTCAACCTCACTATCAATAGCGGGTTCCGATCCTATCCGGAGCAGAAGATGTTGTGGGATGGGTATGTCAAGCGTCTTCCCGGATTCAATTTGGCTGCGAAACCCGGCAACTCGAACCACCAGAACGGAATCGCCATCGATATTGCTGTCGCCGGCGCGGACGGCAACGAGGTTTATGAGTGGCTAAAACAGAGCGCGCCTCGGTTTGGATTCGTTCGCACCGTCAGTGGTGAGCCATGGCATTGGGAATACGATCCCGGACGCGCTCAGCAGGCGGTTCAAAATGGGACCTACAAAATTCCATCTGTGAATGACTGA
- a CDS encoding RNA methyltransferase, with protein MRYSDFDQRLAALGALPVHRGRILRVWLQGQALDTGTRRRSSEHFLPLALRDAVPVLTAELDALARVRSEHAGNDGSRLLVELADGQMVESVLLPRDGLCVSTQVGCAVGCRFCMTGKSGLIRQVTSMEILAQVVLARRQRAVKKVVFMGMGEPAHNLDNVLEAIDLLGTEGNIGHKNLVFSTVGDLRVFEALPQQRVKPALALSLHTTKAELRAHLLPRAPRIAPEELIELGERYARDTDYPIQYQWTLLKDINDGDDELDAVVRLLKGKYGVLNVIPFNSLEGDDYQRPDTERIHEIVRSLQSRGVLTKVRNSAGQDVDGGCGQLRARAVGAAQVVELRRTRIAKLEAT; from the coding sequence ATGCGCTACTCCGACTTCGACCAACGCCTCGCCGCTCTCGGCGCCCTGCCCGTCCATCGTGGCCGGATCCTGCGCGTCTGGCTGCAAGGGCAAGCGCTCGACACCGGCACGCGACGCCGGAGCTCCGAGCATTTTCTGCCTCTCGCACTACGCGACGCCGTGCCCGTCTTGACGGCGGAACTGGACGCCCTCGCCCGCGTCCGCTCCGAACACGCCGGCAACGACGGCTCGCGCTTGCTGGTCGAACTTGCCGACGGGCAGATGGTGGAAAGCGTGCTGTTGCCGCGCGACGGACTCTGCGTCTCCACGCAGGTCGGCTGCGCGGTCGGCTGCCGCTTCTGTATGACCGGCAAGAGCGGCCTGATCCGCCAGGTCACTAGCATGGAAATCCTTGCCCAAGTCGTGCTGGCGCGGCGTCAGCGCGCGGTGAAGAAAGTCGTCTTCATGGGCATGGGTGAACCGGCGCACAACCTCGACAACGTGCTCGAAGCCATCGACCTGCTCGGCACCGAGGGCAATATCGGCCACAAGAATCTCGTGTTTTCCACCGTGGGCGACCTGCGCGTGTTCGAGGCCCTACCCCAACAACGCGTCAAGCCCGCGCTGGCGCTGTCGCTGCACACGACCAAGGCCGAACTGCGCGCACACTTGCTGCCGCGCGCGCCGAGAATTGCGCCGGAAGAACTGATCGAACTGGGCGAGAGATACGCCCGCGACACCGACTATCCGATCCAGTATCAATGGACGCTGCTCAAGGACATCAACGACGGCGACGACGAACTCGATGCGGTCGTGCGCTTGCTCAAGGGCAAGTACGGCGTGCTCAACGTCATTCCCTTCAATAGCCTCGAAGGGGATGACTACCAACGCCCCGATACCGAGCGCATCCACGAGATCGTCCGCTCTCTGCAAAGCCGTGGCGTGCTGACCAAGGTGAGGAATAGCGCCGGGCAGGACGTGGATGGAGGCTGTGGGCAGTTGCGCGCGCGGGCTGTCGGCGCAGCGCAAGTGGTCGAACTGCGCCGCACGCGCATTGCAAAGCTGGAAGCTACCTAG